A stretch of the Porifericola rhodea genome encodes the following:
- the feoB gene encoding ferrous iron transport protein B, translated as MNNPTDILRPSPSLKTNLTVALVGNPNSGKSTIFNLLTGLNQKVGNYPGVTVDKKSGKTRLADKSSAEVIDLPGTYSLYPRSADEKVVLDVLMHPDREQRPDVAVVIADMNNLERNLLLFTQIRDLAIPSVLVLNMADIARKKGVNVDLNLLSRRLGNVPVVSMNARNGEGLDDLKKVLSSPLELPEECFMDVHSLAHEAIAEVKQMYKLENTYEAYQWLQSADRLRFINDNQKEQLLNMRSAFNFDANKLQIEETTERYRQIQQILQDAISSPKDEKQSLSDRLDSVLTHKVFGYLIFFGILFLIFQAIFAWASVPMDIIDYLFAEISGWIQDSLPEGVLTSLLSEGIVPGIGGIVIFVPQIAILFAFIALLEESGYMSRVVFLMDKVMRKVGLNGRSVVPLISGLACAIPAIMATRSIDSWKDRLITIMVTPLMSCSARLPVYTVLIALVVPEQFVWGFISLQGIVLMGMYLLGFVAALGSAWAMKLIVKTKERSFLIMEMPAYRWPRWKNVGITVFEKSKTFVLEAGKVILAVSIVLWVLASYGPGDDIALAEQQLREQAENSDDPTFAENLDIAISASKLENSYAGKFGKMIEPAIAPLGYDWKIGIALISSFAAREVFVGTMATLYSVGEDFDDESTIIGRMRSERNPDTGQQVFRPAVAFSLLVFYAFAMQCMSTIAVVYRETKGWKWPVIQTIYMTALAYVSALIVYQLFS; from the coding sequence ATGAATAATCCTACGGATATATTACGACCTAGTCCATCATTGAAAACAAATCTGACTGTAGCTCTGGTAGGTAATCCCAATTCGGGTAAGTCTACCATTTTTAATTTACTGACCGGCCTTAATCAAAAGGTAGGCAACTACCCCGGAGTAACAGTAGACAAGAAAAGTGGGAAGACAAGGCTTGCAGACAAAAGCAGTGCTGAGGTGATAGACCTGCCTGGCACATATAGCTTGTACCCCCGTTCAGCTGACGAAAAGGTAGTATTGGATGTACTAATGCACCCTGATCGGGAGCAGAGACCAGATGTAGCAGTGGTAATTGCCGATATGAACAATCTGGAGAGAAACTTATTGCTTTTTACTCAGATCAGGGATTTGGCTATTCCCTCTGTATTGGTGCTAAATATGGCAGATATAGCACGCAAAAAAGGAGTAAATGTAGATCTCAACTTATTAAGCAGACGCCTGGGTAATGTGCCAGTAGTAAGTATGAACGCTCGCAATGGCGAGGGCCTGGATGATCTGAAAAAAGTGCTAAGCTCACCTTTAGAGCTTCCTGAGGAGTGTTTTATGGACGTACATTCCCTCGCGCATGAAGCAATTGCTGAGGTAAAGCAGATGTACAAGCTGGAAAATACTTATGAAGCCTATCAGTGGCTGCAAAGTGCTGACCGCCTGAGATTTATAAATGACAACCAAAAGGAGCAGTTGCTTAATATGCGATCTGCGTTCAACTTTGATGCTAATAAGCTGCAAATAGAGGAGACCACAGAACGCTACCGCCAGATCCAGCAAATCCTTCAGGATGCCATAAGTAGCCCAAAAGATGAAAAACAATCCTTGTCCGATCGTTTGGACAGTGTACTGACTCATAAGGTATTTGGATACTTGATTTTTTTTGGAATACTCTTCCTCATCTTTCAGGCAATCTTTGCATGGGCCAGTGTGCCTATGGACATTATTGACTACCTCTTTGCAGAAATAAGTGGCTGGATTCAGGACAGCCTTCCAGAAGGAGTACTCACCAGTTTATTATCAGAGGGTATCGTACCCGGTATAGGGGGTATCGTCATCTTTGTGCCGCAGATTGCAATACTTTTTGCTTTCATTGCCTTGCTGGAAGAGTCGGGTTATATGTCTAGGGTAGTGTTTTTGATGGATAAAGTGATGCGTAAGGTAGGGCTAAATGGCAGAAGCGTAGTGCCGCTGATCTCAGGGTTGGCATGTGCCATACCGGCAATTATGGCTACCCGAAGCATTGACAGCTGGAAAGATAGACTAATTACCATTATGGTAACCCCGCTCATGAGCTGTTCAGCCCGTTTGCCTGTATACACGGTACTGATCGCCCTGGTAGTGCCCGAGCAATTTGTATGGGGATTCATCAGTTTGCAGGGTATTGTTTTGATGGGCATGTATCTGCTAGGCTTTGTAGCTGCGCTAGGTTCTGCCTGGGCAATGAAGTTAATCGTAAAGACCAAAGAAAGAAGTTTCCTGATTATGGAAATGCCTGCTTACCGCTGGCCCAGATGGAAAAACGTTGGTATCACTGTTTTTGAGAAGTCAAAAACATTTGTGCTGGAAGCAGGTAAAGTTATACTGGCAGTTTCTATCGTTCTTTGGGTGTTAGCCTCTTACGGGCCAGGCGATGATATTGCTCTGGCTGAACAACAACTCCGAGAGCAGGCAGAGAACTCTGACGATCCCACATTTGCAGAAAATTTAGATATCGCAATATCTGCTTCTAAACTGGAAAATTCCTACGCAGGAAAATTTGGAAAAATGATTGAACCAGCCATTGCACCTTTAGGTTATGACTGGAAGATAGGCATTGCGCTTATTTCATCCTTTGCTGCGCGGGAGGTGTTTGTAGGAACTATGGCAACTCTGTATAGCGTAGGCGAAGATTTTGATGATGAAAGTACAATAATAGGGCGTATGCGCTCTGAACGTAATCCTGATACAGGTCAGCAGGTGTTTCGCCCTGCCGTAGCGTTCTCACTTTTGGTATTCTATGCTTTTGCAATGCAGTGCATGAGCACCATTGCTGTAGTCTATCGTGAAACAAAAGGGTGGAAGTGGCCTGTTATACAAACGATATACATGACTGCATTGGCCTATGTTTCTGCACTGATTGTATATCAGCTATTTTCTTAA
- a CDS encoding FeoA family protein — protein MKTLDQLKPGQKATIQNIKTSSLTIKLLEMGLLPGKEVVYNFCAPFGDPISVRISGYNLSLRIDEASLVEII, from the coding sequence ATGAAAACTCTGGATCAATTAAAACCCGGCCAAAAAGCCACTATTCAAAATATAAAAACATCTTCTCTGACAATCAAGCTGTTGGAAATGGGGCTGCTGCCTGGTAAAGAAGTTGTCTATAATTTTTGCGCCCCTTTTGGCGATCCTATCTCAGTGAGAATTTCGGGCTACAACTTATCCTTAAGAATTGATGAAGCCAGCTTAGTAGAAATTATATGA
- the recD2 gene encoding SF1B family DNA helicase RecD2, with translation MNEQVTSKQSPALEKLSGIVKRVTFHSAETGWSVLKVSSFARPHEEIAVTVHQSKVFAGATMDFFGMWVNHPTYGRQFKASRVEERKPATAHALEKYLGSGLIKGVGPKTARKIVKYFGKDTLDVFEHDIDRLTEVPGIAQRKLSSIQSAWTEHQEIREVMMFLQSHGISTLFAVKIYKTYGQQAISIVQQNPYRLAHDIFGIGFMSADRVALSLGLAKDSSARVQAGIAYELQNAREEGHCYLTREQITTQTIALLGLEKEERIAEELKLMEDTDELKTRLLPTDEGEQTVYYAHSLYFDEAYLAKKSHIMAHEKFTVDEHKVQQWIARYCEHHELTLSDEQQLSVKQVIGRGLCILTGGPGCGKTTTTKVIVALLKAMGKEVLLAAPTGRAAQRMSEVIGDEAKTIHRLLEWDPMKGGFKRNEENTLDCDFIIVDESSMLDVHLAASLLRAVPQNSQLLLIGDADQLPSVGAGNVFKDLIASEKVVCARLTQVFRQAAQSKIIQYAHQINQGKLPDIATPFKNPRLWKEGEDCLFIDSEEATKEQLRFILKVKKYTERTEDEYSLAAEPLESYEMFKDQLVIPDKFSHVNLDKLLEANTHTNELKEVLRRVSPWSSLHWGFSASDMIERLYREIIPKYVGPEAEIQILSPMSKGSLGTHKLNEMVQESVNPESSEKAQIEFGGRIFREGDRVIQRKNNYDLNVFNGDIGKITAIDSSDMSCLVQFGGGDDEKDVTYDKSQLTELDLAYAITIHKSQGSEFGVVIIPLLTQHYNMLFRNLIYTGLTRAKKMAVFVGSRRALRRAVQQQNSAQRQTALQWLIQHAEA, from the coding sequence ATGAACGAACAAGTAACATCAAAACAAAGTCCAGCACTGGAAAAACTGTCTGGTATTGTAAAAAGAGTGACCTTTCATAGTGCAGAGACAGGTTGGTCTGTGCTGAAGGTAAGCTCTTTCGCAAGGCCGCACGAAGAGATAGCCGTTACGGTTCATCAGTCTAAAGTTTTTGCCGGAGCCACAATGGACTTCTTTGGTATGTGGGTAAACCATCCGACCTATGGCAGACAGTTTAAAGCCAGCAGAGTAGAAGAAAGAAAACCAGCTACCGCCCATGCACTGGAGAAATATCTGGGTTCTGGACTAATTAAAGGAGTCGGCCCCAAAACGGCACGTAAAATTGTTAAGTACTTTGGTAAAGATACGCTGGATGTATTTGAACATGATATAGACAGGCTTACCGAAGTGCCGGGTATTGCCCAAAGAAAATTATCCTCTATACAATCAGCCTGGACAGAACATCAGGAAATCAGAGAGGTCATGATGTTTTTGCAGTCGCACGGTATTAGTACCCTCTTCGCTGTTAAAATCTACAAAACTTATGGTCAGCAGGCCATTTCCATAGTTCAGCAAAATCCTTATCGTCTGGCACATGATATTTTTGGCATTGGTTTTATGAGTGCAGATAGAGTTGCTCTGAGCCTGGGGTTAGCAAAAGACTCTTCGGCAAGAGTACAGGCTGGTATTGCTTACGAACTCCAAAATGCCAGAGAAGAAGGCCATTGCTACCTTACTCGTGAGCAGATTACTACACAAACCATTGCTCTACTAGGTCTGGAAAAAGAAGAAAGAATAGCAGAGGAACTTAAGCTCATGGAAGATACTGATGAGCTAAAAACCAGACTTCTACCTACAGATGAGGGGGAGCAAACTGTATACTATGCTCATTCCCTATATTTTGATGAAGCCTATCTGGCCAAGAAGAGTCACATTATGGCTCATGAGAAATTTACTGTTGACGAACATAAAGTACAGCAGTGGATAGCCCGCTATTGCGAACATCATGAACTTACTTTAAGCGATGAACAACAACTATCTGTCAAGCAGGTAATTGGCAGAGGTTTATGCATACTAACCGGCGGACCGGGATGTGGTAAAACAACAACCACCAAAGTAATAGTAGCACTGCTCAAAGCCATGGGTAAAGAAGTGTTGCTGGCTGCTCCTACCGGGCGAGCTGCCCAGCGTATGAGCGAGGTGATTGGCGACGAAGCCAAAACTATTCACCGGCTTTTGGAATGGGACCCTATGAAAGGTGGCTTTAAACGTAATGAAGAAAATACTCTGGATTGTGACTTTATAATTGTAGATGAGTCATCTATGTTGGATGTACATCTTGCAGCCTCTCTCCTCAGGGCAGTACCTCAAAACTCACAGCTACTCTTAATTGGCGATGCCGACCAGTTGCCTTCGGTGGGTGCAGGTAATGTGTTTAAAGACCTGATTGCTTCAGAAAAAGTAGTCTGTGCCCGACTCACTCAGGTGTTCCGGCAGGCTGCTCAATCCAAAATTATCCAGTACGCTCACCAGATAAACCAGGGCAAGTTACCAGATATAGCCACTCCTTTTAAGAATCCCAGGCTTTGGAAGGAAGGAGAAGATTGCCTCTTTATTGACTCTGAAGAAGCAACTAAAGAGCAGCTTCGCTTTATCCTGAAAGTAAAAAAATACACCGAGCGTACCGAAGATGAATATTCTCTGGCAGCTGAACCACTGGAAAGTTATGAGATGTTTAAAGATCAATTGGTCATCCCTGACAAATTCTCGCATGTAAATTTGGATAAATTACTTGAGGCTAATACCCATACCAATGAGCTCAAAGAAGTGCTGCGCAGGGTATCTCCCTGGTCTTCTCTGCATTGGGGGTTTTCTGCCAGCGATATGATAGAGCGATTGTATCGTGAGATTATCCCTAAATATGTAGGTCCGGAAGCAGAAATACAAATTCTCAGTCCTATGAGTAAAGGTAGCCTGGGAACCCACAAACTTAATGAAATGGTGCAGGAATCAGTTAACCCCGAAAGTTCAGAAAAAGCACAGATAGAATTTGGAGGGAGGATTTTCAGAGAAGGTGATCGTGTTATTCAGCGTAAGAACAATTACGACCTTAATGTTTTTAACGGAGATATAGGGAAGATTACAGCTATAGATAGCTCAGATATGAGTTGCCTGGTACAGTTTGGTGGCGGTGATGATGAAAAAGATGTTACCTATGATAAATCTCAGCTGACAGAACTGGATTTAGCTTATGCAATTACTATCCATAAGTCGCAGGGAAGTGAGTTTGGTGTGGTAATCATCCCTCTACTGACTCAGCATTACAATATGCTTTTCCGAAACCTGATCTATACCGGACTTACCCGTGCTAAAAAAATGGCGGTCTTTGTAGGAAGCCGCAGAGCTCTACGTAGAGCGGTACAACAGCAAAATAGTGCTCAAAGGCAAACCGCTTTACAATGGCTGATTCAACATGCTGAAGCCTGA
- a CDS encoding DUF1592 domain-containing protein, which produces MKLLTTTQLLTLALFFIGLPTGLAAQPHYDYIKDIRPVLDEHCYSCHNVGKVAGGINLEKYENEGRLLDDGHVWLKVIKQLQSGQMPPDTKPRLTDEEYSILVDGINDILVSSLTENNPGRVVIRRLSHREYHFTVLDLMGVNFDAQSFFPADGSGGSGFDNYARTLFFTPLKLERYYEAAEHIVEEVYQEPKLWKAIVSEDFSPSIWQQFSWWVRSWFSDISPSYYVREEAEGVLIPFATKAYRRFLKPEEKEDLLSLFEKVYSASDSLTDTQRFELGIQSSLKAILISPQFLYKVEDEQPTDRPYQLSNFELATRLSYFLWSSMPDQELFEVAYRQNLHEPEILNAQVDRMLNDPKAARFAESFIAQWMGISKLKESSPVDLEKYPHFDGILRQAMYQETVAYFHHILSDSQNLLELIDSDYTFLNDQLAAHYELPPVQGSELRKVKLTDRSRGGVMGMGSVLASTSLPLRTSPVLRGKWVLEEILGTPPPPPPPDAGELPEESNHEGSSLRNLLEIHRDNDACRSCHQKMDPIGFGLEHYDATGKWRESYGPEQPIIAWDTLASGEPFNGPVELKKILFEKQDNFARTIAERMFTYAIGRSIEFVDEPTMQSLTKALTDNNFNSSTLIKSLVNSYPFRYRVNDYGRKLDVL; this is translated from the coding sequence ATGAAACTACTTACAACTACTCAATTACTTACTCTTGCGCTATTCTTCATTGGTCTACCGACCGGCCTTGCTGCTCAACCTCATTATGACTACATCAAGGACATACGTCCGGTACTGGATGAGCACTGCTACAGTTGTCATAATGTAGGAAAAGTAGCTGGCGGTATTAATCTGGAAAAATACGAAAACGAGGGGCGCTTACTGGACGATGGTCATGTGTGGCTTAAAGTTATTAAGCAGCTGCAATCCGGACAAATGCCACCAGATACTAAGCCTCGCCTTACTGACGAAGAATACAGCATACTGGTAGATGGAATAAATGATATTCTGGTAAGCTCTCTTACTGAAAATAATCCTGGCAGGGTTGTCATCAGAAGGTTGAGTCATAGAGAGTACCATTTTACGGTATTAGATCTGATGGGAGTCAATTTTGATGCTCAGTCATTTTTTCCTGCAGATGGCTCAGGAGGCAGTGGGTTTGATAACTATGCCCGCACCCTGTTTTTTACTCCACTTAAATTAGAAAGATACTATGAGGCTGCCGAACATATTGTAGAAGAAGTGTATCAAGAGCCGAAGCTGTGGAAAGCCATCGTTTCAGAAGACTTTTCCCCATCAATCTGGCAGCAATTTAGTTGGTGGGTAAGAAGCTGGTTTAGTGATATTTCGCCTTCATATTACGTGCGTGAAGAGGCTGAGGGTGTGCTAATACCTTTTGCGACTAAAGCCTATCGTAGATTTCTGAAACCTGAAGAAAAAGAAGACCTTCTATCTCTGTTTGAAAAAGTATATTCAGCCTCTGATAGTCTGACAGATACACAACGTTTTGAGCTTGGAATACAATCTTCACTCAAGGCTATATTAATCTCTCCACAATTTTTATACAAGGTAGAGGATGAACAACCTACTGACCGACCTTATCAGCTAAGCAATTTTGAGCTGGCTACTCGCCTCTCCTACTTTTTATGGTCAAGTATGCCTGATCAGGAGCTTTTTGAGGTAGCCTATAGACAAAACTTGCATGAACCGGAAATATTAAACGCACAAGTAGACCGCATGCTTAATGACCCAAAAGCGGCGCGTTTTGCAGAAAGTTTTATTGCTCAATGGATGGGAATTAGTAAGCTTAAAGAAAGCTCACCGGTAGACCTGGAAAAGTACCCCCATTTTGATGGAATACTAAGACAGGCCATGTATCAGGAAACTGTAGCCTATTTTCACCATATCCTCAGCGATAGCCAAAACCTACTAGAGCTGATAGATAGCGACTACACTTTTCTGAACGACCAGCTGGCAGCACACTACGAACTACCTCCGGTACAAGGCAGTGAGCTCAGAAAGGTAAAGCTAACAGACCGTAGTCGTGGAGGTGTAATGGGCATGGGAAGCGTTTTGGCATCTACATCGCTACCTTTGAGGACAAGTCCGGTACTCAGAGGAAAGTGGGTGTTGGAAGAAATTTTAGGAACACCTCCTCCGCCACCCCCGCCAGATGCCGGAGAGCTACCTGAAGAATCTAACCATGAGGGTAGCAGCTTACGTAATTTGCTGGAAATACATAGAGATAATGATGCCTGCCGAAGCTGCCACCAAAAAATGGACCCTATAGGTTTTGGTCTGGAGCATTACGATGCTACCGGTAAATGGAGAGAGAGCTATGGACCAGAACAACCAATTATCGCCTGGGATACATTAGCCAGCGGAGAGCCCTTTAACGGGCCGGTAGAACTGAAAAAGATACTTTTTGAAAAGCAGGATAATTTTGCCCGAACCATAGCCGAACGTATGTTTACTTATGCTATAGGTCGTTCTATAGAATTTGTAGATGAGCCGACCATGCAAAGCCTGACCAAAGCACTAACTGACAATAACTTCAACTCAAGTACGCTAATCAAGAGCCTGGTAAACTCTTACCCTTTTCGCTACCGGGTCAATGATTACGGAAGAAAACTAGATGTACTATGA
- a CDS encoding S10 family peptidase, translating into MRLTLAMLCAFALCLCQAYAQKRTLAADSTISTTHEVSIKGQKISYTATTGTQPVWNDEGEPIAALFYTFYERNDVQDRASRPLVISFNGGPGSASVWMHIAYTGPRILEIDDEGYPVQPYGIRENPYSILDVADIVYVNPVNTGYSRILDEDTERSTFFGVNADVAYLAEWLNTFVNRANRWPSPKYLIGESYGTTRVSGLALELQNTQWMYLNGVILVSPTGLGIERSGPVEAANRLPYFAAAAWYQKALPIQHQQKDLDEFLPEVEAFTINELIPAMAKGGFIEEEERKAMAAKMAEYSGLKEKEILDHNLDVPNAYFWKALMRERGGYTVGRLDSRYLGIDRQLAGDRPDYNAELTSWLHSFTPAINYYFRNQLNYQTDIKYNMFGPVHPWDRSNDDTGENLRQAMAQNPYLNVMVQSGYFDGATTYFDAKYTMWHLDPSGRMKDRLSFKGYRSGHMMYLRQEDLQKANEDIREFIKATLPQNRKPARY; encoded by the coding sequence ATGAGACTAACCTTAGCCATGCTATGTGCATTTGCACTATGCCTATGTCAGGCCTATGCTCAGAAAAGGACATTAGCTGCGGATTCTACCATCTCTACTACCCATGAGGTGAGTATAAAAGGACAAAAAATTTCTTACACAGCAACAACTGGTACCCAGCCGGTATGGAATGATGAGGGTGAACCTATTGCCGCCTTATTTTATACTTTTTATGAAAGAAATGATGTGCAGGATAGAGCCTCGCGGCCACTAGTGATATCATTTAATGGTGGGCCGGGTTCAGCATCGGTATGGATGCACATAGCCTACACAGGTCCGCGTATACTGGAAATTGATGATGAAGGCTACCCTGTACAGCCTTATGGCATACGTGAAAATCCGTACTCAATACTGGATGTAGCTGACATTGTTTATGTAAATCCGGTAAATACGGGTTATTCTCGCATCTTAGATGAAGATACTGAGCGCAGTACTTTTTTCGGAGTTAATGCGGACGTAGCTTACCTCGCAGAATGGTTGAACACATTTGTAAACCGCGCTAACCGCTGGCCTTCTCCTAAATACCTGATAGGCGAGAGCTATGGAACAACTCGTGTGTCTGGTCTGGCTCTGGAGCTACAAAATACGCAGTGGATGTATCTTAATGGAGTAATTTTAGTGTCACCCACGGGCTTGGGGATAGAGAGAAGTGGTCCGGTAGAAGCAGCTAACCGCTTACCTTATTTTGCCGCGGCGGCCTGGTATCAGAAAGCTTTACCTATACAGCACCAGCAAAAAGATCTTGATGAATTTTTACCAGAGGTAGAAGCATTCACTATCAATGAGCTGATTCCTGCGATGGCTAAAGGCGGGTTTATTGAAGAAGAAGAAAGAAAGGCGATGGCAGCAAAAATGGCAGAGTACTCCGGCTTAAAAGAAAAAGAGATATTGGATCATAATTTGGATGTACCTAATGCGTACTTCTGGAAAGCCCTGATGAGAGAAAGGGGAGGGTATACCGTAGGAAGATTAGATTCTCGTTACCTGGGTATAGACCGACAGCTGGCAGGTGATCGTCCTGATTATAATGCAGAGCTGACCTCGTGGCTACATTCATTTACCCCGGCTATCAATTATTATTTTAGAAACCAGCTTAATTATCAGACTGATATTAAATACAATATGTTTGGTCCGGTACACCCCTGGGACAGAAGCAATGATGATACAGGGGAGAACTTACGACAAGCGATGGCACAAAATCCTTATCTGAATGTGATGGTACAATCAGGTTATTTTGATGGTGCTACCACATATTTTGATGCCAAGTACACTATGTGGCATCTGGATCCTAGTGGTAGAATGAAAGATCGCCTGAGTTTTAAAGGATATCGTAGCGGACATATGATGTATCTCCGTCAGGAAGATCTGCAAAAGGCTAACGAAGATATTAGAGAGTTTATAAAAGCCACTTTGCCACAAAACAGAAAACCCGCCAGGTATTGA
- a CDS encoding BNR repeat-containing protein has translation MSQLSHESIFILTSNSLLIQQPKTLFMMLLRAIFLAFIFISACTSPPESQNTSASSTSTLSSNFQSAKLMPIGKAWAKTQINVPIFRSHGLLSNDSSQWVSYYDSSGHVVIAQRLLTEVQWEVSTTPFEGNLLDAHNSISIGLDGNDYLHMSWNHHNHPLKYVKSEAPASLNFGPQAKMSGQNESRVTYPEFIHLSNGDLLFMYREGGSGNGNTMLNRYRLDQKKWEIVQHGWLDGEGERNAYTNKLVVDNEGTWHLSWVWRETPDVASNHDMCYAKSEDEGKTWKRSDGSIYQLPITARNAEYIYHIPQNSGLINQTSSTVDSRGYPIIATYWQVKEDSATQYMVIWYDGDAWQNSVVTNRKSSFKLGGTGTRNNPISRPLVLCDDEDRVYVIYNDEERGQRVSVAICENLSEGEWATYDLTQMSVGNWEPVYDPLRWERDNILNLLVQKVGQGNGERTADLPATMVYILEWNPKSLP, from the coding sequence ATGTCACAACTCTCACATGAGTCTATTTTTATACTAACTTCAAACTCACTGCTAATACAACAACCTAAAACTCTTTTCATGATGCTACTCAGGGCTATTTTCTTAGCCTTCATTTTCATTTCTGCCTGTACCTCGCCACCAGAATCTCAAAATACCAGCGCATCATCAACCTCTACTCTTTCTTCAAACTTTCAGTCGGCTAAACTTATGCCCATAGGTAAAGCCTGGGCAAAGACTCAAATTAATGTTCCTATTTTTAGAAGTCACGGATTATTGTCTAATGACAGCAGCCAGTGGGTATCGTATTATGATAGCAGCGGACATGTAGTTATCGCGCAAAGGTTGCTTACTGAAGTACAGTGGGAAGTAAGTACTACACCGTTTGAAGGCAACCTCTTAGACGCACACAACAGCATCAGTATAGGTTTAGATGGTAATGATTATCTGCATATGTCGTGGAATCATCACAACCATCCCCTCAAATATGTAAAATCAGAGGCGCCAGCAAGTTTAAATTTTGGTCCGCAGGCTAAAATGAGTGGGCAAAACGAAAGTCGTGTTACCTACCCAGAGTTTATACACCTTTCTAATGGAGATCTACTTTTTATGTACCGGGAGGGCGGTTCTGGAAATGGCAACACGATGCTTAACCGCTACCGGCTAGATCAAAAAAAGTGGGAAATTGTACAGCACGGCTGGCTGGATGGAGAAGGTGAGCGTAATGCTTATACTAACAAATTGGTAGTAGATAATGAAGGAACCTGGCACCTGAGCTGGGTCTGGAGAGAAACCCCGGATGTGGCCTCTAACCATGACATGTGCTATGCTAAGTCTGAGGATGAAGGTAAAACCTGGAAACGTTCAGATGGAAGCATATATCAATTACCCATAACTGCCAGAAACGCGGAGTATATCTACCACATACCGCAAAATAGCGGACTGATCAACCAAACAAGCAGCACTGTAGATAGTAGGGGGTATCCGATTATTGCCACTTACTGGCAAGTGAAAGAGGACTCTGCTACTCAGTATATGGTAATATGGTACGATGGCGATGCCTGGCAAAATTCGGTAGTGACTAATCGTAAATCTAGCTTTAAACTAGGCGGAACTGGCACCAGAAACAATCCGATTTCCCGTCCCCTGGTACTGTGTGACGATGAAGATAGAGTATATGTTATCTATAATGACGAAGAGCGTGGGCAAAGGGTGTCGGTAGCTATTTGTGAGAATTTATCTGAAGGTGAATGGGCAACATACGATCTTACCCAGATGTCTGTTGGTAACTGGGAACCGGTCTATGATCCCCTACGCTGGGAAAGAGATAACATATTAAACTTATTGGTTCAGAAAGTTGGTCAGGGTAATGGGGAGCGAACTGCTGATTTGCCCGCTACTATGGTTTATATACTAGAATGGAACCCGAAGAGTTTACCTTAA